The genomic DNA TGCCCCGCTCTAAGGCCTCGTTATCAACGACTGGTGACAGCAATACTCAAGCAACGAGTTCCTGTTGAAGCATTGCCTAAATCCTTACAACCGCTCGAACGGGCAGTGATCCAAGCAATAACCCACCCTGGATCTATTATTGAATTTCCGGTTGCACACTATGCACCTCAAGCCATTTATATCTGGTTGTACCCCAATGAGAACGTCAAAGATAACCCCTTTAGCGCGGCAGATATTGATTGCCAAGAAGAGCAAGGTTCATCCGCGGCAACTAAGCAGCAAAGCGTACAGGCTAGAAAAAAATCACAGCGAATAGAAGAAGATGACACCAAAGACAGTCTGATGGTTTTTCGCTTAGAAAACTTGTTCTCGTGGAGCGAGTTTTCTAGGGTGAATCGCGCAGAGGACGACACCGAAGACGATGATGCCCAAAGAGTGGCTGAAGACCTTGATATTATTACGGTGGCAAAGGGCTCAAAGCAAAAAACCGCCAAGCTTAAAATAGATCTCGACTTACCTTCTGCAATTGAGGATGACTTGCCCTTAGGGAAAGGCATTACGCTGCCAGAGTGGAATTACAAATCGAATCAACTGGTGGCTGAGCGTTGTCTATTACAACCTATGTTGCCCCGCGACAGTAAGCCGCAGCCATTGCCGCGGTCATTAGACTCAGCTGCCAAAAAGATCCGCCAACAATTCCAGCAACTGCAAAGTATTAAAAACTGGCAAAAATCTCAGCCGAGCGGAGATGAAATTGATTTAACCGCTTGGTTGGATTTCCATATTGAAAGTCAGACCTCTATGGCGCAAGAAACTGGACTCTACGTTAGGTTTCAGAACTGCCAGCGTGACATAAGCTGCTTGTTACTCTCGGATCTGTCTATGTCGACAGATGCCTACATCAATAACCAACTTAGGGTCATTGATGTCATCAAGGACAGCATGCTGCTATTCAGTGAAGCTTTGGCGGCTGTGGGCGATCCATTTGCGCTGTATGGTTTCTCATCGGTAAAGCGCCATCACGTTAGGTTTACACTATTAAAGAACTTTGCCGAACCCTACAATGATCATATACGTGGCAGGATCCTAAGTTTGCGGCCAGGCTTTTATACCCGAATGGGTGCCGCCATCCGCCAAGCGAGCAATATTTTGGCGGAACAAACACACCACCGAAAGTTGCTGCTTATTTTGACTGATGGCAAGCCGAATGATATCGATAATTACGAAGGTCGATATGGCATTGAAGATACCAAGCAAGCGATTATCGCTGCCCGCCGCCTTGGACTCATTCCATTTTGTATCACCATAGATCAAAAGGCTGACCAATACCTGCCTTATATTTTTGGCCATAATGGCTTCAGCGTTATCTTTGACCCAAGCCAGTTACCGACAAAATTGCCACACTTATATCATCAGCTCACCCAATCTTCTTACTAGACTTTATTAAGCAAAGGAGACCTAAATGATTGAAAAAGTTCCCTGTTTGTATTGCCAGACTGAAAATACACTTGATAGTAAAACGGCGAGGTATTTGACCGACCCCGTTCCTGTCTGTTGCCACTGTGGTATGGCTTTACCAAAAGCGCACCCTAGTAGCCGTGTCTATAAAACCAGAGTTTTTTTATGGGCCTTTGTATTCATTGCGTTATTTTGCTTACTGATGATCATTTATTTACCCAGATAACCGCAGGCAGGTATGTAAACATGAAACTAAATAAATACGATCAAAAACAAATAAAACAAGCGTCTGCAATCGCCTTGTGGTCTCTGCTCAATCTCACCTTTTTACCCCTGCTATCGTTTATCGTGCTGCTTAGCAAAATCAATCAATTTGCTTCCGACTCGTTTTCCGCTTATCACCTCAATTTTGCCATCAAGCTTAATTTAGCCGCTGCAACGGCATTAATACTGGTAAGTGCACTGATGATTTTATTTGGAGGCTTCAATTCGGGCATGACTTGGGTATTTGTGATTACCTATTTTATTTCTGTGCATGCCTTCTTTATTTTGATTGCGGTATGGATGTTAGTGCGGGCGTGGGCGGGTAATAAAATGGGCTACAAACAAGTTTAGTTGTTCATGTTATGGCGAAAAGACATCAATAAGTAATGCAAATATTATTAAATAACTTATTAAAAACTCATTAATCATATGGTTAATTATATTAATATGAGATTCAAGAGTGAACCACTGGGCACTCAAAATAAATAGTAAATCAATCCAATACCTATCGGGAGCAAGGTAACATAAGCCCGTAATAAGTTGCGCCACAATGCTGGCGCCGGTTTCAATTCCATATAGACATCAACAATCAGTAGTCCCTTTATCAAGGTCACCAGCAGAATGCTAGCTAACACAATATCTTCTACACCTTGCAACCAGGCATTACTTGCGCCCAGCGCAACACTGCCCACATAAGCAGAAGCGGCAGTCAGGATAATCAGATAGAGATATACCCGAAGAATGAGACCTTGATGATTGTTCATATTTTGCAGCCTCACATTAGCCTAGTTATGATTAGTTATGATTAATTAATGACGTACAACAGCGGGAAAATAATGATCCACACGAGGTCTACCATATGCCAATAGCAAGCTCCTGACTCAAAACCCGAAAGGCTCTTACCCTGATAGGCTCCTCTTGTTGTTTTGTATGCCATGGAGCCCAAGATAATCATTCCGAGAATGACGTGCATAAAGTGGAATGCTGTGATAAAAAAATACAAGGTAAAATAGGTATTGGTCGACAAACCAAATCCTTGTTGGATCAGCTCGTTATACTCCCATGACTTCACCGCTAAATAGACTCCCGCCGTGAGTAACGCACCGCCCAATAGCGCCGCAGCATAATCTTGGCGTGAATGCTTTACCGCATTTAAGCTGAGGGCGACCAAACAACTACTGGAAATTAACGCAATGGTGTTAATCCCACCGGCGACGGGATGCAGGTAGGTTTGTCCCTGTTGAAACATATCGGGATACAGCTGCCGTGTTACTGCAAAACCAATAATAAAAATAGCGAATACCGTTAGCTCTGCCAAAATGAAAAACCACATTGCCAAATCACCCGGCAAATGTGGCCGCTGGCTTGATGTCACACCCGCGACATCACCGGTTGGTACCTGATTGGATCCGGTATTGACCATATTATGACTTTTCATCTGCAAGGGCATTAACAATCAAAATACAGTCGAGCGACATCCATGAGCGCTTCAACGGTACTGAGATCATCAGACAATGGCTCCGCAAGGCAACTGCGACACGCGGCCAGTGGCGACATACCACTGGATATCATTCGCGCCGCATAAATTAATAAGCGCGTAGAAGCCACTTCATCTAAGTCACAGTCCAGTCTGCGCAGTGACCCGGCCAATTCAATCAACTTACCCGCTAAATCTTGATCTATTTGACATTCCGTCATCAGTATTTGGATCTCGAGCTGAGGATTTGGATAGCCAAGCCGCAATGCGACAAAGCGCTGCCGAGTACTCGCCTTCATTCCTTTAAGAATATTTTGATAACCAGGGTTATAGGACACCACCAGCATAAAACCTTGTGCTGCAGCGAGTTCTTCTCCGGTTCGTTCGATCGGTAATATGCGACGATCATCGGCAAGTGGGTGCAATACCACTGTGGTATCTTTACGTGCCTCGACGATTTCATCGAGATAACAAATACCGCCTTCTCTCACCGCCCTCGTTAACGGTCCGTCTTGCCAATAGGTACCCTTTGGACCAATCAAATGACGTCCCACTAAATCCGCGGCAGTTAAGTCATCATGACATGCCACAGTGTATAAAGGTCTGCCTAGTTTCTCCGCCATATAAGCCACAAAGCGCGTTTTACCACAGCCCGTAGGCCCTTTAATTAACAATGGCAGTTGATGAGAAAACGCGTACTCGAACAGTTGTATTTCGTTGTCTTGCTGCTGATAAAATATCTGTTCATTAATAGCAATTGCAGTGGTAGTTGATAAGGTCATATGGGTCCCTAGTATTCGACACTACTCGAAAAGAAAGCTATTTAAATATAGCATTTATTAACATTTTGGCTGAAAAACTCCCATCGCTGTTGGTTAATAACAAAGTTGATTCATAATAAAGTCGTCACCATAATCAAGGATGGGAAGAAAATAAGATAAGCTCGCATCAATAATCGCAAGTATCGATGGGCATGACGCAATTCCATAAAATGATCGATGATCATTAATCCCTTACACATCACGGTCAATGCAACCAAGATGCTAACCAGCGCTGAAGAGTTAAATTTTTCACCCAAAAACGTATTAAATAGCGTTATTCCAATCAACGCCCACCAGCAATACTCCATTTTTCCAAAAGATTTCATCATGGCCTACCTTAGAACATACAAGAGTGGAAAAATAAGGATCCACATCAAATCAATCATGTGCCAGTACATGGCTAATGCTTCTAGACCTGAATGTTGTTTCGCTGAATAGGCTCCTCTACGCACACGAAAAATCACCCATAAAACCGCGCATGCAGCCCAACCCACATGGAGGAAATGATTAAAAGTCATATAGTAATAAACAGTAAAAAACTCACTGCTACTGGTTCGAAAACCCTGCTGATGATTCCAATAGAATTCGCCGGATTTCACCAATAGGTACAAGCAACCACAAGCCAGAGTGAGCCACAGATAGACTTCACACTTGGCTCGATTGTCTAACCGAATATTGATCATGGCTTTTGCAATGAAGTAACTGCTTGAAAGTAATATCAATGTGTTTGTTACCCCCGCGAGGGTACTTACACTTTGGGGGCCTTGAGAAAAAGCTTCTGGGTAATGGTATTTGGCAATAAAATAAGCGACGAAAAAAATACCAAATTCAGTGAGTTCAGATAGGATCCCCACCCATATCGGAATATTACCGGGGATTCGACCAGCCCGCAGCTCACTCCAGGAACTAGGGAAAATGCCCAAAGGTGCTTTGGGGGGCTCACTATTCATCGGGTAATGATCATCATAAGCCCTTTTGGCCAATGGTTGTCGGTTTACCTAAGTTTAGTTCAATAATACACAACAGGCGTGAAATCCCTTTTCTTGACAGGGCTTACCCAAGACATAAATATAATCTAGCCATATAGCATGTTGTTAATGACAGGACAACGATTGGGGCAGTTAAACGACATCCTGATAGTGACGAAAATAAAGGCCTAAAAATGGTCGCTTAATTAACCAATCGGCGCAATAAATGTTAAAAACACCCTTTAACCTGTCCAGTAGCGATGATGAGCTTTCGCCAATCGCAGCCTGAATGGCATATGACATCGATAGATAATTTCATTTTAGAGCTAAATCACGTAAACTATGCGCTGTTTTTTAAGTCTCTTTTTTAGGTAAATCATGATCCGTTTAAACCAAGTACAATTGCCTCTCGACCATAATGAAGATGCGCTGCAAGATGTGGTATTGCAAAAGCTATCTATCTCCGCGGAGCAGCTGGTTGACATACATGTGTTTAAACGTGGCTACGATGCCCGTAAAAAGAATTTAATTTGGTTAATTTATACATTGGATGTGACATTAACCAATGTAGACGAAGTGGCGTTATTGGCGTCGCTTGTTGATGATCACAACATCCGTGTTTCACCAGATACCGATTATAAGTATGTTGCTTGTGCTCCAGAAGGGTTAACGGAGCGCCCATTGGTGATAGGTATGGGACCATGTGGCTTGTTTGTCGGACTTATATTGGCGCAAATGGGTTTTAAGCCCATTATTTTAGAGCGCGGTAAATCAGTGCACGAACGCGCTAAAGATACCTTCCGTTTTTGGCGTACCAGTGAGCTAAACACCGAATCCAATGTGCAATTTGGTGAAGGTGGTGCGGGCACATTCTCTGATGGTAAGTTATACAGTCAAGTCAAAGACCCTGGTTTTAAAGGCTTAAAAGTAAAACAAGAATTTGTTGCCGCGGGCGCACCGGCTGAAATCATTTATGTCAGCAAACCACACATTGGTACCTTTAAACTGGTGACTATGGTGGAGAAAATGCGTAGTGAGATCATCCGATTAGGCGGTGAAGTTCGCTTTGAAACCCGTGTCGATGAAATCAATATTAGCGACCGTCAGGTGACGGGTGTCACACTTAGAAATGGCGAAGTCCTGCATTCTACACATGTCATTGCTGCGATTGGCCACAGTGCCCGTGATACATTCCAAATGTTGCATGATAAAGGCGTGTATATGCAGGCGCAGTCATTTTCGATTGGTTTTCGTATTGAACACAAACAAGACATGATAGATAAAGACCGCTTTGGCAGTAACGCGGGCCACCCAATGTTAGGTGCTGCAGATTACAAGTTGGTCCATCATTGTAAAAGTGGTCGCAGTGTGTACAGCTTTTGTATGTGCCCTGGTGGTGTGGTTGTGGCGGCAACGTCAGAAGAGCATGCGGTAGTCACTAACGGTATGAGCCAATATTCGCGAAGTGAACGTAATGCTAACAGTGCCATTGTGGTGGGGATAGACCCAAGTGATTTTGATAACGATCCACTGCAAGGGATCGCGCTGCAACGTAAATTGGAACGCAATGCCTATGTTATGGGCGGCAGTAATTATGATGCACCTGCGCAAATGGTAGGCGACTTTTTAGCCGCGGGGGTGGGTAAACCGTTTGAAAATGTTGAGCCATCTTATAAACCCAATGTAAAAATGACTGATTTAAGCGATGCATTACCCCAATTCGCCATCGATGCGATCCGCGAAGCCATTCCCGCATTCGGTAAGAAAATTCGAGGTTTTGACAGTAAAGATGCCATGTTAACGGGCGTTGAAACGCGTACCTCTTCACCAGTGCAAATTAAACGTGGCGCAGATTATCAAAGTCTTAATACCAAAGGTTTGTACCCTGCAGGTGAAGGTGCCGGTTATGCAGGCGGCATTTTATCGGCGGGTATCGACGGCATCAGTATTGCCGAAGCCGTTGCATTAGACATGCTAAAACAGATAGCCAACCGTTAATGTCGTCTTAAATTAACAGCGCAACAACGCCACATATGGATAATCGCTTAATTGCCACTGCCGCAAGTGCTGAAATGTCCGCGCAGATTTAATGTTAATATCACTGGAAAACTCCCGCGTTTTGGCCCCGCCCCGCGAGTGATTTTCCTGTTGATGTTCCAGTTGATGTTATGTTTGTTTATGGCTGCCATCACACATTGGCTGAGTTCTTGTTGATTTACAGCCACAAAAGAACACTTTATCAGACTCTTTGGCAGTAAATTTTACTGGTGTAAATTCAGAACCTTTATGAGAACCATCACAAAAAGGCTGTTTTTTGCTTTCCCCACATGAACACCAAAAATAATTTTTACCCGCTTCTACCTCGACTGCATAGGGGGTATCTGAAGCACGTATTGGTTTACTCATAATATATTCTCCATAACTAGCTAATAAACATAACAGCGAAACTAACAACTAAACTATAGAACGAAACTAAGCCACCCATTCTTATAATCAACAACATAGCTGCTTTCATCATTCATTGCGATAGCCTTTGATTATTCCAGCACATAAATTAGCAACATTGCTAATAAGATTGAGCCGTATGACCTGGTCAACTGTAATCGAAATAATCCCGATAACCTCAATGTAGATCCATGCTTAAACATCTTCAGTTGTAGTCTTATTCTCATTATATTGACCATAAACCTTAACCGTCCCATTTCACTCTTCTGACAACACCAGCGACCTAGTGGCTCAGTCTCTTTGTGTTCTTACTATATGCATGACATTGCGATCGGCACCCTGACTTGACTGAGCTTTGTACGTCGGCAGCTATTGGCTGGGAAAACGTCTCATGCGAACAAATGAATGTGACACCCACGATTACTGTTAGTCAAATTTTACTTGTTGTTAAGCAGTCCGATCGATTGGGTGATTGACACCATCGCCGGTGACCACGTTACCTAAATCAAATGGATTGACGCCGTCTAAACAGCCAATGTTAAAGCCATATTCGCTCGGGTTTGAGCGTCGTTGATGATGAGTATAGATACCACAGTGAGAACAGAAGAAGTGTTTCGCGGTGTTGGTATTAAATTGATATAGCTTAAGCACATCTTGGCCTTTTACCACTCGAATTCCATCGAGTTTAACCGAAGCAACAATGGCACCTTTTCTACGACAAATTGAACAATCACAGCGTCTCGGGTTTTCGATGCCGTTTGGTAAAGTGAGTTCAAGTTCAACCGCACCACAATGACATATCGCTTTGTGTTTCAGTTCAATGTTGGTATTGCCAACTCGTTTGATCATGCCAAGACCCTTTGTGCTTTATAATGTAACCATTGACTCGTGCTATCTATGTCGTTAACTCGAGGTAACATTAAAATATCACCAGAGTGGTTCATTTAAACCGAAAATCGCGCCCGCTATAGTTCAAAAAATGTAAACATAAACAAACTCTTCCAACTTAATCGCATTACCGGAACGATAAAATATAAGCTAAAAACTATTTTGCCGCTTTCTCCGCTGCCAACACACTGGCCATTGACGGCACTATTGACACTGGATCTAGGCGCATTTGGAACCAATTTAAGCGCCAATCTAAATGCGGACCTGTAACGCGACCGGTTGCACCAATTTCAGCAACTTTATCGCCCTGCACAACTTTGTCACCGACGGTTAAATACAATTTACTTAAGTGCAAAAATGTTGAATTAATCCCATAACCGTGATCGATAATCACAGTGCCACCAGAATAGAACATATCAGGCTCGGCTAAGGTAATAACGCCGTCTGCTGGCGCGACGACGACCGTGCCTGTTGGACGTGCAACATCAACACCAAAATGTGGGTTACCGGGAACGTCGTTATATACCCGTTGGCTGCCATAAACGCCTGAAATTCTGCCCGTAACTGGCCAAATAAAGGGCTGCATAAATGCCTGTTGCTGACTGAATAAGCCTCTGGCGGCGCGAGTCTGTTTGGCATCTTTAGCCGCCCTTTTTTGGGCGACAGGATCGGGTTTCATTATTTTTTGGCTAATGCCAGTGACCCGATCAATTTTGTACTGCCTCGCGGCAATTTTTAGCGGTTTAATTTCGGTTAATCCGTCTGGGTAAATGACTTTAAACACTTGCTCTGCTTTCGCGTCTCTATCAAACCCAATGGCAAATTGACCATTTGGGGTGATTTTTACCGGTTGGCCATTAAGTAAAATTTTACTGCCTGCTGGCACGGCGCCACGCACTAGTGCACCTTGTTCAAACTGACCTTGAAACGTCACCGCTGCAGCAGCGTTAGTACTGAGTCCGCATAGACTGATCACCAGCATTGCGGCCGTTGAAATCGATTGTAAAAGTGTCTTTTTTAATAACATAATCGAAATGTATTCCTTGTTAATTGCGACAAAAAACATAAAAAAAGGGCTACCGTATGGCAGCCCATTAATAATACTTGATTAACCTCTTACTGCAATGGCTCCTTTGCCAATACCTTCGAAAGCGATGACTTTAAAATGACTTTCGGGCTCTTTACTCGACAATGTTTTAGCCATGTATTCAGCCAATAACTCGACGGTGGTGTCATGGGGAATTAAGTCACAACAATGCTTAGGTATCGCTAATTGAAAATCACCTTGAGGGGCAACATAGTGAAAACCAAAATGCGTTTCGTCGCTGACTTTCGTTTGCTTAGACAAATGAAGTGTTTTGATAGACACTAAGTCTTCTTCGGTGCCAAGGTAAATATCTTGCCAACGTTCAGCCCAATAGTGGTCCCATTTAGGTGTCGCGATGCCATTTTCAAATACCGTTACCGGGCTCCGATGACCATGAGCAATACGCTGACAATTACCGTCATGTTTACGTAGACCATGACTGTAATGATAAAACGGTGTATCAAGTGCTTCGTGGCGTAATGTCAGGCTGATACCTTGGACATTTTCAGGCAACACTTCACGTAAGGCTTTTTTCAAAAAGTCATTAACACTTTCATAGTCGATAACTTCGGTTGGGATCAGTGCAAAAGCTTGTGATGGACACGCCAGGTGGATATCACCTTTTTGGCTGCTAAAGTCCATCCATACTCGGTCGCCCTTTTGCTGCCAGCGCACTTCGCTGCAAGCAGTAGGGATTAACAAACGATGATCGGCAACATCATCGATGGTGTTTTTGATGGTACGCTTGACTTTGGCAAAGTCGAGCACCATATTTTGCTCATCTAAGCCGCCATCTAATAGCACATCGACAATCCAGCTTTCACCTACCATGCCGCGAATGGGGCAAAGATAAGAA from Shewanella psychromarinicola includes the following:
- a CDS encoding cytochrome C oxidase subunit IV family protein translates to MMKSFGKMEYCWWALIGITLFNTFLGEKFNSSALVSILVALTVMCKGLMIIDHFMELRHAHRYLRLLMRAYLIFFPSLIMVTTLL
- a CDS encoding cytochrome c oxidase subunit 3 family protein — encoded protein: MNSEPPKAPLGIFPSSWSELRAGRIPGNIPIWVGILSELTEFGIFFVAYFIAKYHYPEAFSQGPQSVSTLAGVTNTLILLSSSYFIAKAMINIRLDNRAKCEVYLWLTLACGCLYLLVKSGEFYWNHQQGFRTSSSEFFTVYYYMTFNHFLHVGWAACAVLWVIFRVRRGAYSAKQHSGLEALAMYWHMIDLMWILIFPLLYVLR
- a CDS encoding M23 family metallopeptidase — its product is MLVISLCGLSTNAAAAVTFQGQFEQGALVRGAVPAGSKILLNGQPVKITPNGQFAIGFDRDAKAEQVFKVIYPDGLTEIKPLKIAARQYKIDRVTGISQKIMKPDPVAQKRAAKDAKQTRAARGLFSQQQAFMQPFIWPVTGRISGVYGSQRVYNDVPGNPHFGVDVARPTGTVVVAPADGVITLAEPDMFYSGGTVIIDHGYGINSTFLHLSKLYLTVGDKVVQGDKVAEIGATGRVTGPHLDWRLNWFQMRLDPVSIVPSMASVLAAEKAAK
- a CDS encoding CDGSH iron-sulfur domain-containing protein; protein product: MSKPIRASDTPYAVEVEAGKNYFWCSCGESKKQPFCDGSHKGSEFTPVKFTAKESDKVFFCGCKSTRTQPMCDGSHKQT
- a CDS encoding GFA family protein; this encodes MIKRVGNTNIELKHKAICHCGAVELELTLPNGIENPRRCDCSICRRKGAIVASVKLDGIRVVKGQDVLKLYQFNTNTAKHFFCSHCGIYTHHQRRSNPSEYGFNIGCLDGVNPFDLGNVVTGDGVNHPIDRTA
- a CDS encoding NAD(P)/FAD-dependent oxidoreductase; translated protein: MIRLNQVQLPLDHNEDALQDVVLQKLSISAEQLVDIHVFKRGYDARKKNLIWLIYTLDVTLTNVDEVALLASLVDDHNIRVSPDTDYKYVACAPEGLTERPLVIGMGPCGLFVGLILAQMGFKPIILERGKSVHERAKDTFRFWRTSELNTESNVQFGEGGAGTFSDGKLYSQVKDPGFKGLKVKQEFVAAGAPAEIIYVSKPHIGTFKLVTMVEKMRSEIIRLGGEVRFETRVDEINISDRQVTGVTLRNGEVLHSTHVIAAIGHSARDTFQMLHDKGVYMQAQSFSIGFRIEHKQDMIDKDRFGSNAGHPMLGAADYKLVHHCKSGRSVYSFCMCPGGVVVAATSEEHAVVTNGMSQYSRSERNANSAIVVGIDPSDFDNDPLQGIALQRKLERNAYVMGGSNYDAPAQMVGDFLAAGVGKPFENVEPSYKPNVKMTDLSDALPQFAIDAIREAIPAFGKKIRGFDSKDAMLTGVETRTSSPVQIKRGADYQSLNTKGLYPAGEGAGYAGGILSAGIDGISIAEAVALDMLKQIANR
- a CDS encoding 6-carboxytetrahydropterin synthase — translated: MQLFVKDLTVIDFSYLCPIRGMVGESWIVDVLLDGGLDEQNMVLDFAKVKRTIKNTIDDVADHRLLIPTACSEVRWQQKGDRVWMDFSSQKGDIHLACPSQAFALIPTEVIDYESVNDFLKKALREVLPENVQGISLTLRHEALDTPFYHYSHGLRKHDGNCQRIAHGHRSPVTVFENGIATPKWDHYWAERWQDIYLGTEEDLVSIKTLHLSKQTKVSDETHFGFHYVAPQGDFQLAIPKHCCDLIPHDTTVELLAEYMAKTLSSKEPESHFKVIAFEGIGKGAIAVRG
- a CDS encoding cytochrome c oxidase subunit 3 family protein yields the protein MKSHNMVNTGSNQVPTGDVAGVTSSQRPHLPGDLAMWFFILAELTVFAIFIIGFAVTRQLYPDMFQQGQTYLHPVAGGINTIALISSSCLVALSLNAVKHSRQDYAAALLGGALLTAGVYLAVKSWEYNELIQQGFGLSTNTYFTLYFFITAFHFMHVILGMIILGSMAYKTTRGAYQGKSLSGFESGACYWHMVDLVWIIIFPLLYVIN
- a CDS encoding nitric oxide reductase activation protein NorD, with the translated sequence MEEWVGSIWHKFIVQKSNTEFDHARVQFDDIKKSVGVIFRALGGSPTKRVEAAVPRDYYAHRNFIDKISGAKQQVSLAWQDETSLRLPQSIAIFDTPQLNKELYLWLAALAPHYPEQFTHWARDNQAVVAKVLNKCPALRPRYQRLVTAILKQRVPVEALPKSLQPLERAVIQAITHPGSIIEFPVAHYAPQAIYIWLYPNENVKDNPFSAADIDCQEEQGSSAATKQQSVQARKKSQRIEEDDTKDSLMVFRLENLFSWSEFSRVNRAEDDTEDDDAQRVAEDLDIITVAKGSKQKTAKLKIDLDLPSAIEDDLPLGKGITLPEWNYKSNQLVAERCLLQPMLPRDSKPQPLPRSLDSAAKKIRQQFQQLQSIKNWQKSQPSGDEIDLTAWLDFHIESQTSMAQETGLYVRFQNCQRDISCLLLSDLSMSTDAYINNQLRVIDVIKDSMLLFSEALAAVGDPFALYGFSSVKRHHVRFTLLKNFAEPYNDHIRGRILSLRPGFYTRMGAAIRQASNILAEQTHHRKLLLILTDGKPNDIDNYEGRYGIEDTKQAIIAARRLGLIPFCITIDQKADQYLPYIFGHNGFSVIFDPSQLPTKLPHLYHQLTQSSY
- a CDS encoding CbbQ/NirQ/NorQ/GpvN family protein gives rise to the protein MTLSTTTAIAINEQIFYQQQDNEIQLFEYAFSHQLPLLIKGPTGCGKTRFVAYMAEKLGRPLYTVACHDDLTAADLVGRHLIGPKGTYWQDGPLTRAVREGGICYLDEIVEARKDTTVVLHPLADDRRILPIERTGEELAAAQGFMLVVSYNPGYQNILKGMKASTRQRFVALRLGYPNPQLEIQILMTECQIDQDLAGKLIELAGSLRRLDCDLDEVASTRLLIYAARMISSGMSPLAACRSCLAEPLSDDLSTVEALMDVARLYFDC
- a CDS encoding cytochrome C oxidase subunit IV family protein, producing MNNHQGLILRVYLYLIILTAASAYVGSVALGASNAWLQGVEDIVLASILLVTLIKGLLIVDVYMELKPAPALWRNLLRAYVTLLPIGIGLIYYLF